Proteins encoded together in one Telopea speciosissima isolate NSW1024214 ecotype Mountain lineage chromosome 6, Tspe_v1, whole genome shotgun sequence window:
- the LOC122664945 gene encoding dnaJ protein ERDJ2-like codes for MASSEENSALFPIFILTIMALPLVPYTILKLCRAASKKTKSIHCPCSVCFHSGKYRKSIFKRISNFSTYSNLMLVLLWVIMAFLVYYIKHISREIQVFEPFSILGLESGASESEIKKAYRKLSILYHPDKNPDPEAHNYFVEFISKAYQALTDPISRENFEKYGHPDGRQGLQMGIALPEFLLNIDGASGGVLLLGIVGVCILLPLLLAVIYLSRSSKYTGNYVMHQTLYAYYHLMKPSLAPSKVVDVFINAAEYREMPVRRSDGEPLQKLFILVRSELNLDLKNIRQEQAKFWKQHPALVKTELMIQAQLTRESATLYSALQKDFRHVLELAPRLLEELMKMAIIPRSPEGHGWLRPAIGVVELSQNIIQAIPLSARKSTGGFTEGIAPFLQLPHFSEAIVKKIARKKVRTFQEFQDMGPQERAELFTQAAGFSASEVQDVEVVLEMMPSITIEITCETEGEEGIQEGDIVTMHAWVTLKRRNGLVGALPHAPYFPFHKEENFWLLLADSTSNNVWMSQKVSFMDEAAAITAASKAIQETKEGSGASLKEISAAVKEAVEKVRNGSRLVMGKFQAPAEGNYNLTSYCLCDSWIGCDKKTSLKFKVLKRSRAGTRSGAMAEEGPAVEDGIEEEDEEEEDGYDDYESEYSEDDEDKQDAKNSGTVSNGRSHRKGSDSSAESSGTDEE; via the exons ATGGCTTCTTCAGAGGAAAACAGTGCATTATTTCCAATATTCATTTTGACTATAATGGCACTGCCTTTAGTGCCTTACACAATACTCAAGTTATGCCGCGCTGCCTCTAAAAAGACAAAGAGCATCCACTGTCCATGTTCTGTATGCTTTCATTCAGGGAAGTATCGGAAATCTATATTTAAACGG ATCTCGAACTTCTCAACATATAGTAACTTGATGCTTGTGCTTCTTTGGGTTATAATGGCATTCCTCGTCTATTACATTAAACATATAAGCCGTGAG ATCCAAGTTTTTGAGCCATTCAGCATTCTTGGATTAGAATCTGGAGCTTCAGAATCTGAGATAAAGAAGGCATATAGGAAACTCTCTATTCTATACCATCCTGATAAAAATCCAGATCCAG AGGCACACAATTATTTCGTGGAATTCATTTCCAAGGCTTACCAGGCTCTGACAGATCCTATATCCcgtgaaaattttgaaaaatatggcCATCCAGATGGCAGGCAG GGGCTTCAAATGGGAATAGCTCTCCCAGAGTTCCTGCTAAACATTGACGGGGCTTCGGGTGGAGTACTCTTACTTGGGATCGTTGGAGTCTGTATTCTTTTGCCATTGCTGTTGGCTGTTATATATCTCTCAAGATCATCAAAATATACTGGAAACTATGTTATGCATCAAACGCTGTATGCTTATTATCACTTGATGAAACCTTCGTTGGCTCCAAG CAAGGTTGTGGATGTCTTCATTAATGCTGCTGAATATAGGGAAATGCCAGTTCGTAGGAGTGATGGCGAGCCCCTGCAGAAACTGTTCATTTTAGTCAGGAGTGAGTTAAACCTGGACCTTAAGAACATTCGGCAAGAGCAAGCAAAGTTTTGGAAGCAGCATCCAGCTCTTGTTAAG ACAGAGTTGATGATTCAGGCGCAATTAACTCGTGAATCAGCAACTTTATATTCAGCTTTGCAGAAGGACTTTAGGCATGTGCTTGAACTCGCACCTCGCCTTCTTGAAGAACTAATGAAG ATGGCAATTATACCACGCAGTCCTGAAGGACATGGATGGCTGAGGCCTGCAATTGGGGTTGTTGAGCTTTCTCAAAATATCATTCAG GCCATTCCACTCAGTGCAAGAAAATCGACTGGAGGATTCACTGAAGGAATTGCACCCTTTCTGCAGCTCCCTCATTTTAGTGAGGCAATAGTCAAAAAGATCGCCCGTAAG AAGGTGCGCACATTTCAAGAGTTTCAAGACATGGGCCCACAAGAGCGTGCTGAGCTGTTTACTCAAGCCGCAGGATTCTCTGCTTCTGAAGTTCAAGATGTGGAGGTTGTCCTTGAAATGATGCCTTCCATAACAATTGAAATTACATGTGAAACAGAAGGTGAAGAGGGCATACAAGAAGGTGACATTGTTACTATGCATGCATGGGTCACACTCAAGCGCAGGAATGGCTTGGTTGGTGCCCTCCCACATGCCCCCTACTTCCCATTTCACAAGGAAGAAAATTTCTGGTTGCTTCTTGCAGATTCAACCTCAAACAATGTGTGGATGTCCCAGAAGGTTAGCTTCATGGATGAGGCAGCAGCTATTACTGCTGCATCGAAGGCCATTCAAGAGACAAAGGAGGGTTCAGGGGCAAGCTTGAAAGAGATAAGTGCTGCGGTTAAAGAAGCAGTTGAGAAAGTGAGGAACGGATCACGGTTAGTGATGGGTAAGTTCCAGGCCCCTGCAGAAGGTAATTACAATCTGACTTCCTATTGCCTGTGTGACTCTTGGATTGGCTGTGATAAGAAGACGAGTTTGAAGTttaaggttttaaaaagaaGCCGGGCTGGGACAAGGAGTGGTGCAATGGCAGAAGAGGGACCAGCTGTCGAGGATGGAATTGAGGAGGaagacgaggaagaagaagatggatatgATGACTATGAGAGTGAGTACAGTGAAGATGATGAGGATAAACAGGATGCAAAGAACAGTGGTACGGTTTCTAATGGTAGATCTCATAGAAAAGGCAGTGATTCAAGTGCTGAAAGTTCAGGCACAGATGAAGAGTGA